TCCATGGTGCGCGACGCCGCGACCTCCATGCCCGCGCCCAGCACCGCCATGCGTCGCGCCGGACCGGTCTCGCCGTACGGCGCCAACAGCATTCCCAATCCGGCGCCGCTGGCCGCCGCCGATCCGGTGAACACGAACGGCAGATACGGGTGCGCTTCCTTCCAAGCCGGAACGGCCGTGTGGGACAACAACACCGCGGTGTACGACGCCACCCCCGGCGCTGTCGCCGCCGCCCAGATGCCGGCCGGGCGCGCGACGACATCGACCAGCCTGCCCAGCCAAGTCCGCCGCAGCCGGCGCGGCATCATCTCCGCGACGCCGACCACGCCGGCTCCCGGCCCGTACGCCGACAGGATCCAGGTGCCCATGCTCATCGGCGAGCTCGGCTTGGCCACCCGCAGCATGTGGTGGAACCGCTCCGGGCGGCCGAGGTCGGCGATCAGGAAGTACAGGCTCGCCAAAACGCTGACCAGCGAACCGATTCGGCTCACCTTGCGCAGCTGCGGGCGACCGGTCAGGTCGGCGCCGGCCGCGAGCATCGCCGATCCGGCCGAGAGCCCGCCGCAGAACAGGTAGGCCGCGATCATCCAGTTCCACACCGGGCTCTTGAGGATCTGCCTGCCGTAGTAGGACCGGAATTCGGCCTTCGGCACGTTGAGCTGTTCGCGTGGCATCAGCGTTTCCGCCCGAAGAAGGACGACACCGCGATGCCCACGAGCGCCGACGCCGCCATCCCGGCGTAGCGCCACATCGCGCCGGCGTCGCGCGTCGGCACCACCGGATCGGGCGGCAACCCGTACACCTCGGGCTCGTCGAGCAGCAGGAAGAACGCGCCGTCGCCACCGACGCCGTCGTTGGGGTCCTCGCCGTAGAGCCGGGCCTCGGTCACGCCGCGCTCGTGTAACTCGTTGACGCGCAACGCCGCCCGCTCGCGCAGCTCGTCGAGCACGCCGAACTGGATGGAGTCCGTCGGGCAGGCCTTCGCGCAGGCCGGTTCGAGCCCGTCGCGCAGCCGGTCGTAGCACAGGGTGCACTTCCAGGCGCGACCGTCGCCCTCGCGCCGCTCGATCACCCCGTACGGGCAGCCCGACACGCAATACCCGCAGCCATTGCAGATGTCCTGCTGCACAACGACGGTCGCGAACTCGGTGCGGAACAGCGCGCCGGTCGGGCACACGTCGAGACACCCGGCGTGCGTGCAGTGTTTGCACACGTCGCTGCTCATCAGCCAGCGGAAGTCCTGGCGCGTCTCGGCGCTCATCGTGTCGCCGGGGCGGTCGAAGCCCGGCATACCAAGATCCACCCGCTCCCGGGAAGGCTGCTCGATGAACGCCACGTGCCGCCACGAGTTCGCGCCCAGTTCGCCGGTGTTGTCGAACGACATGCCGAGCAGGTTGAACCCATCGTCCGGGACGCCGTTCCACTCCTTGCACGCCACCTCGCAGGCCTTGCAGCCGATGCACACCGAGGTGTCGGTGAAGAACCCCATCCTCGGCGGGTGCTCGCCGTAGCCGGCGTCAGCGGCGACGTCGTCCAGCGGGCCGTAGAAGCTATTGGTACTCATGGCTTCTCCTCGGTGTGGTCGGTCGACGCCTCGGTCGTGTCGAGTTTCGTACCGGTGTCGATCGTGATGCGCGCGCGGTCCCGGTACATCGCGATGTACTCCAGCAGCGCCGGGCCGCGGGGCCGACGGCCGGGCTGGATGTCGCACGTCGCAACCTTGCTCTCCTGAATGAAGACGTTCGGGTCGGCCACCACACCGAGCAGGTCGTTCACGACGTCGCCGTCGATCAACCCGACGTTGCCCCAGTGGTACGGCATCCAGATCTGGTGTACGACGCGGTCCTCGATGCGCAGCGGCCGCATCCGGTCGGTGACGAACACCCGTGCGTCGACCGCGGCGCGGCTGGTGATCACGTGCGCCCAATCCATGTGTGTCAGGCCGCGTTCGGTGGCCAGCTCGGGTGACACCTCGACGAACAGGCCGGGCTGCAGCTCGCTCAGATACGGCAGCTGGCGGCTCATCCCGCCCGCGGTGTGATGCTCGGTGAGCCGCGCGGCGGTGAAGACGAACGGGAACACGTCACCGTGCAATTCGGGCGGTGACGGATTCGACGGGTTGTCGGCCCGCCCGTACACCTTGCGCGCCGGGTTGCCCTGCTGTTTGTAGAACGCGTTGGGCACCGGCGACTCGTGCGGTTCGTAGTGTGTCGGCATCGGACCGTCGGCCACCCCGTTCGGCGCGAACAGCCAACCCTTGCCGTCGGCCTGCATCACGAACGCGTCGTCGCCGCGCAGTGCCTCGACACCGACTGCGCCGCTGGGCGGTTCGTAGTCCGGCGGCTTGGTCTTCTCGAAGTCGGGGACGTC
The window above is part of the Mycolicibacterium rutilum genome. Proteins encoded here:
- the nrfD gene encoding NrfD/PsrC family molybdoenzyme membrane anchor subunit, translating into MPREQLNVPKAEFRSYYGRQILKSPVWNWMIAAYLFCGGLSAGSAMLAAGADLTGRPQLRKVSRIGSLVSVLASLYFLIADLGRPERFHHMLRVAKPSSPMSMGTWILSAYGPGAGVVGVAEMMPRRLRRTWLGRLVDVVARPAGIWAAATAPGVASYTAVLLSHTAVPAWKEAHPYLPFVFTGSAAASGAGLGMLLAPYGETGPARRMAVLGAGMEVAASRTMERRLGIEGEAYTTGRPHRLRQLSEALTVGGALGAVVGRNRAVLAASGAALLAGSALQRFAVFEAGVASTKDPKYVVVPQRERLESSRPRETSRGTR
- a CDS encoding 4Fe-4S dicluster domain-containing protein yields the protein MSTNSFYGPLDDVAADAGYGEHPPRMGFFTDTSVCIGCKACEVACKEWNGVPDDGFNLLGMSFDNTGELGANSWRHVAFIEQPSRERVDLGMPGFDRPGDTMSAETRQDFRWLMSSDVCKHCTHAGCLDVCPTGALFRTEFATVVVQQDICNGCGYCVSGCPYGVIERREGDGRAWKCTLCYDRLRDGLEPACAKACPTDSIQFGVLDELRERAALRVNELHERGVTEARLYGEDPNDGVGGDGAFFLLLDEPEVYGLPPDPVVPTRDAGAMWRYAGMAASALVGIAVSSFFGRKR